Proteins found in one Ptychodera flava strain L36383 chromosome 16, AS_Pfla_20210202, whole genome shotgun sequence genomic segment:
- the LOC139152722 gene encoding uncharacterized protein, whose translation MASTLELPPTNNEENGNEQNQEHQIIVLHSAQDGGNICSVQSLAENINRDCEFLEGVSVVVNAESPSDSHSIAIASTDNDSVPLTDTDNVVNIPNTEGIASTQEPSKSQQVKKSTVFKQPQRKSERVRRPRSYSPLEDLVSKQRKRPRKNPNPIKTMKSKDSQKAEPFCCDLCKSPYITNPSRKINKTKRGDYTPSPRHKVDPITQKVLTLCNACGLSFDRQRQPRPKKPKPEPSPEEKRKYLDESQKFAKSLVEGLGDPDAQRLSCPHFKTKSCGCMQTYIINDGDMQESRRRAQSLLLIVKEAKTLSQRKCYDESTTIGPNGKPKKVKNIGLGNGQRKSKEFEEFVLTKRKYLREQLKFCERATQRVLMYSNNFLHKKLKTDPEKGVRAERQKGKAALGLMKPLIDLPKERCCIDNCVMMARSHLCLLETWRSRAISGQVEARRVLAEMLTPSGGARLNCYKFISWVTGCSHSTIGRVNDQMKRTGGNREPPPHGLKKYWKENPRQAKSTKTQKSSSKASSSHTSISSPGSVDALANAISLTSQQLTQAQLSEQQDQLQQLERQLQVQQQQLQRQQQIIQLQIQHVQQQQQQQQQQQQQQQQEQQQQVGTQQQVLIHQSGLDQNINLQHVTQSIAQLLQQQQQQQQQQQQTIQQQESPEENTNQPPPPSYSLSIALQQANHSTPQQVQQQQQQQQQQQQQQQQQQQQQQQQQPMTDLIIQAIKSQLLASLANQSANNSNAQAQEIVQTHNSESVNQAININQVLNPQNMAVQQQSVEQTLIPQNIIHVSQSGIGQHDLQTPALSISQQNIHHPNNSNPHGQTSLAPHTVLQSLNSVSPQPLSPATPRLSSQLPTTQPLTHTQTTAVQELSIPTDQQITQQLLQQSMEVSTSLQGATILSPDPLNSTAMEIANQLSVNTSAIPISMSMLTPTTSQ comes from the exons ATGGCGTCGACACTGGAGCTTCCCCCGACGAATAATGAAGAAAATGGTAATGAACAAAACCAAGAACACCAAATTATTGTGCTTCATAGCGCTCAAGATGGTGGAAACATTTGCTCAGTACAAAGTCTTGCAGAAAATATAAACCGGGATTGTGAGTTCCTTGAAG GTGTTTCGGTAGTGGTAAATGCAGAGTCCCCATCAGATAGTCACAGTATAGCCATAGCCAGCACAGACAATGACAGTGTACCCTTAACTGACACAGACAACGTGGTAAACATTCCCAACACAGAAGGCATTGCAAGCACCCAGGAACCAAGCAAGTCACAACAG GTCAAGAAAAGTACTGTCTTCAAACAGCCTCAGAGGAAGAGTGAAAGAGTTCGAAGGCCTAGATCTTACTCACCTCTTGAAGATCTTGTCAGCAAACAGAGGAAAAGACCACGGAAAAATCCCAACCCCATCAAGACAATGAAGTctaaggattctcagaaagcaG agccattttgttgcgatttgtGCAAGTCACCTTACATCACCAACCCTTCCAGGAAAATCAACAAGACCAAACGAGGGGACTACACGCCAAGTCCTCGACATAAAGTAGACCCTATCACCCAGAAAGTGCTTACACTATGCAATGCCTGTG GTTTGTCATTTGATAGACAGAGACAACCCAGACCAAAGAAACCCAAACCTGAACCCAGTCCTGAAGAGAAAAGGAAATATTTAGATGAGtctcaaaaatttgcaaagtcCCTTGTGGAAGGACTTGGTGACCCTGATG CTCAGCGTCTTTCCTGTCCACACTTCAAGACCAAATCATGTGGCTGTATGCAGACATACATAATAAATGACG GTGACATGCAAGAAAGCAGAAGACGGGCCCAGTCTTTATTGTTGATTGTCAAAGAAGCCAAGACATTGAGTCAAAGAAAATGTTACGATGAGTCCACAACTATAGGACCAAATGGAAAACCAAAAAA AGTCAAAAATATTGGTCTAGGCAATGGCCAGAGGAAATCCAAGGAATTTGAAGAGTTTGTGCTGACAAAGAGGAAGTACCTGAGAGAACAGTTGAAGTTCTGTGAGCGAGCCACTCAGCGAGTTCTCATGTACTCCAATAACTTCCTGCACAAGAAACTAAAGACTGATCCTGAAAAAGGCGTTAGAGCTGAGAGACAGAAGGGAAAAGCAGCTTTGGGGTTGATGAAACCATTGATAGATCTTCCCAAGGAAAGATGTTGTATTGATAACTGTGTGATG ATGGCCAGATCACATTTGTGTTTGCTAGAAACATGGCGGTCCAGAGCAATTTCTGGTCAAGTTGAAGCCAGAAGAGTCTTAGCAGAGATGTTGACACCTTCAG GGGGTGCCAGACTCAACTGTTACAAGTTCATCAGCTGGGTGACAGGCTGCAGTCACAGCACCATAGGAAGGGTCAATGACCAGATGAAAAGAACAGGAGGTAATAGAGAACCACCACCACATGGCCTGAAGAAATACTGGAAAGAGAATCCACGACAGGCAAAGAGtaccaaaacacaaaaaagttcCAGCAAAGCGTCAAGTTCACATACATCTATTTCATCACCGGGGAGTGTTGATGCTTTAGCAAATGCCATTTCATTGACTTCTCAACAACTTACTCAG GCTCAATTGTCAGAACAGCAAGATCAGCTACAGCAGCTTGAGAGGCAACTGCAGGTACAACAACAGCAATTACAAAGACAACAGCAGATCATCCAGCTTCAGATCCAACATGTTcagcaacagcaacaacaacagcagcagcaacaacaacaacaacaacaagagcAACAGCAACAAGTTGGTACCCAGCAACAGGTGCTGATCCACCAATCAGGCTTGGACCAGAACATTAACTTGCAACATGTCACTCAATCTATTGCTCAGTTGcttcaacaacaacagcagcagcagcaacaacagcagcagaCAATACAGCAACAGGAGAGCCCTGAAGAGAACACAAATCAGCCACCGCCACCAAGTTACAGTCTCAGTATTGCACTGCAGCAGGCCAACCACAGCACACCTCAGCAAGTgcaacagcaacaacagcaacaacaacaacaacagcaacaacaacaacaacaacagcaacaacaacaacagcagcaaccAATGACAGACTTGATAATTCAAGCCATAAAGAGTCAGTTACTAGCATCCTTGGCCAATCAGAGTGCCAATAACAGCAACGCCCAGGCACAGGAAATAGTGCAGACACATAACAGTGAGTCTGTGAACCAGGCCATCAACATCAACCAAGTGTTGAATCCACAGAACATGGCAGTACAACAACAAAGTGTTGAGCAGACTCTGATTCCTCAGaatatcatacatgtatcacaGAGTGGCATTGGACAACACGATCTTCAAACCCCAGCTCTGAGTATCAGCCAACAGAACATTCACCACCCTAATAATTCAAACCCCCACGGCCAAACCAGCCTAGCACCTCACACAGTGCTCCAAAGTCTGAACTCAGTCAGCCCACAACCACTTAGTCCAGCCACACCCAGACTTTCCTCCCAGCTACCCACAACACAACCCTTAACACACACCCAGACGACAGCAGTGCAGGAGCTGAGCATCCCCACAGATCAGCAGATCACCCAGCAGTTACTCCAACAGTCAATGGAGGTCTCAACATCCTTACAAGGAGCTACCATACTTAGCCCAGACCCACTGAATAGCACAGCTATGGAAATAGCCAATCAGCTGTCAGTCAATACGTCAGCTATACCAATTTCCATGTCTATGTTGACACCTACAACAAGCCAGTAA
- the LOC139152721 gene encoding ZZ-type zinc finger-containing protein 3-like — protein MRRSDGRRRRSSGRSDGERTSDSNKTVFMTGNSIIRTRSQLKDETLPKESKIVEQKPEPEKSKHLSPRGRGRGRGRGRGRVPSPKGSHIASPHFTRSCSTRNSSPGRADHVTTTQSNQSDTSKVTNITSQPVSSPTNSPSKLKDAHKEEHAEKDHSNKTPITEEDEVSSNLNGNIVTQSEDIKQNALADAKKDPAKSAGIDTDIEKINEGQKVENVNNEQETQPSQKHTSTETGVDKSTTSTSMQNEKVTIQNEKDGKNTKKTGEQATDVIGHYPRTRRLSARERQLSGDVSKEKTTDQNMKKTIIKTEPEISPIRCSPRRGRGYSSLSNSNARVNLNNKLQSTEDDGQKDKTNSNADLPVKTDKGKLSTCTEASEKPLTTDTDIQMSKEGDTSENSDVAVLTEDTGTNAAEKAVQEENVRQVDAQSAASVVSCDHDYFATSKPGRVSRDTNDDDDEYDDGDDESDDSDESDDDDDNSEIEVMDVDSVTSQNKLMSTTQGPTFANSAVSAISAETVGKNKQGETVMIPVHTTTNIPISKDTTSQIISQSLMNQTLIVQSTSSEMTLKSETNVFSSPTHGRAMTQTAVSALTNRASPRGRGRKRGASPRQNPKNLKAASTVSAAFSRDTVNQNETLDNRLKVSEVKDGSEHDRNGEPSTSNESTDYRAKILGLKRKYSSLEEDEDSNYGNKLYDASDIDDPFFFESDHAAMKGNKDYRMLLRTLVTLEAQRMHAIQDLDKLYETQHRGLQNPIGFVECLQRKEDMGLPRPQRVVPIPHVGWEKYANVNVTSSQNAMTTSVQLRSKNNKQTGSTAAEGSDGVLSTATGETGQAADGESKGSTIVRGRIADGKKPPTFNQLWTIEEQRHLEELLVKYPPEEVEARRWEKIAKELGNRTTTQVASRVQKYFIKLTKAGLPVPGRIPNLQYHTNRSKRKQHAFSRPLFPASTMLQSHVPPVYMTEDESDMYKEDLLQYDEDEPISDDETIPEDLRDSEEYREYMRMKMIKREKLRQQEYGQAQHISYSCDGCQCEPIVGVRWHCVECPPDVSVDLCENCFEFGHVTDSHTSHHRMEPMHYAEATTGFIDGDYTQFRPYTGDYNYLDPNYNPHKLPS, from the exons ATGAGACGTTCTGATGGGCGAAGACGACGGAGCTCTGGGAGGAGTGACGGGGAAAGGACAAGTGACTCAAATAAGACAGTATTTATGACTGGAAACAGCATTATCAGAACAAGATCACAGTTGAAAGATGAAACTCTTCCAAAGGAAAGTAAAATAGTTGAACAAAAGCCAGAACCAGAAAAAAGTAAACACTTAAGCCCCAGGGGGAGAGGGAGGGGAAGAGGTAGGGGTAGGGGTCGGGTGCCATCCCCAAAGGGAAGTCACATTGCCTCACCGCATTTTACACGGTCATGTTCAACAAGGAACTCTTCACCAGGAAGGGCAGATCATGTGACCACCACCCAGAGTAATCAATCAGATACTTCAAAAGTGACTAACATCACAAGCCAGCCTGTTTCTTCTCCGACAAATTCACCCAGCAAGCTAAAAGATGCTCATAAAGAGGAACATGCAGAAAAGGATCATTCCAACAAAACACCAATCACAGAAGAAGATGAAGTATCGAGTAATTTGAATGGTAACATTGTTACCCAATCAGAGGATATTAAACAGAATGCTTTGGCAGATGCAAAGAAAGATCCTGCAAAATCTGCTGGAATAGACACTGACATTGAGAAAATCAATGAAGGTCAAAAAGTGGAAAATGTGAACAACGAACAGGAAACACAGCCATCACAGAAACACACTAGCACCGAAACTGGTGTAGACAAAAGTACAACAAGTACTTCAATGCAAAACGAAAAGGTTACCATTCAAAATGAGAAAGAtggaaaaaatactaaaaagacAGGAGAGCAAGCCACAGACGTGATTGGACACTATCCACGGACAAGGAGATTGTCAGCAAGGGAAAGGCAGTTATCAGGGGATGTTTCTAAAGAGAAAACTACagatcaaaatatgaaaaagacaATTATCAAAACTGAGCCTGAAATCTCACCCATCCGTTGCAGTCCAAGGAGGGGAAGAGGATATTCGAGTCTCTCCAATAGCAATGCCAGGGTGAATTTGAACAATAAATTGCAAAGTACTGAGGATGATGGACAGAAGGATAAAACTAATAGCAATGCTGATCTGCCTGTGAAAACAGACAAAGGTAAACTAAGCACATGTACTGAAGCTTCAGAAAAACCTTTAACCACTGACACTGATATTCAGATGTCTAAGGAGGGTGACACCTCAGAAAATTCTGATGTGGCTGTTCTGACTGAGGACACAGGTACAAACGCAGCTGAAAAAGCTGTACAAGAAGAGAATGTTAGACAAGTGGATGCACAGTCTGCTGCCAGTGTCGTTAGCTGTGACCATGACTACTTTGCCACCTCAAAGCCAGGAAGAGTTTCTAGGGAtactaatgatgatgatgatgaatatgatgatggtgatgatgagtCCGATGATTCAGATGAAtcagatgatgacgatgataatTCTGAGATTGAAGTGATGGACGTTGATAGTGTCACTTCACAGAACAAACTCATGAGCACCACTCAGGGACCCACCTTTGCTAATTCTGCAGTCTCCGCCATAAGTGCAGAAACAGTGGGCAAAAACAAACAAGGTGAAACTGTTATGATCCCAGTACACACAACCACAAATATTCCCATTTCAAAAGACACCACGAGTCAGATAATTTCACAAAGCCTCATGAATCAAACTTTAATTGTCCAATCGACATCAAGTGAAATGACGCTTAAAAGCGAAACAAACGTTTTTAGTAGCCCGACCCATGGAAGAGCAATGACTCAAACTGCGGTGTCTGCACTAACAAACAGAGCAAGTCCTAGGGGAAGAGGTCGGAAGAGAGGGGCCAGTCCTCGACAGAATCCCAAAAATCTCAAGGCTGCATCAACAGTGAGTGCGGCATTCTCCAGAGACACTGTCAATCAAAACGAAACCCTTGacaataggttaaaggtcagtGAAGTCAAAGATGGTTCAGAGCATGACAGGAATGGTGAGCCATCAACATCCAATGAATCAACAGACTACAGAGCTAAAATTCTTGGATTAAAGCGGAAATATAGCTCACTAGAAGAGGATGAGGACAGTaactatggaaacaaattataTGATGCATCAGACATTGATGATCCATTTTTCTTTGAGTCTGATCATGCAGCGATGAAAGGAAATAAAGA CTATCGAATGCTGCTGAGAACGCTTGTGACTTTGGAAGCTCAGAGAATGCATGCAATACAGGACCTGGACAAACTTTATGAGACTCAACACAGAGGGCTACAGAATCCAATTGGATTTGTGGAATGCCTCCAGCGAAAG GAGGATATGGGTTTACCAAGACCTCAGAGAGTGGTACCAATCCCGCATGTTGGTTGGGAAAAGTATGCTAATGTGAATGTGACATCATCACAAAATGCCATGACAACCAGTGTTCAGTTGAGGAGTAAAAACAACAAGCAAACAG GCTCAACTGCAGCAGAAGGATCTGATGGTGTACTGTCTACTGCTACTGGAGAAACTGGCCAAGCTGCCGACGGTGAAAGTAAG GGCAGTACCATTGTTCGTGGCAGGATAGCAGATGGCAAGAAACCACCAACCTTCAATCAACTGTGGACTATTGAAGAACAG CGTCACCTGGAAGAACTTCTCGTCAAATATCCTCCGGAGGAAGTAGAGGCAAGAAGGTGGGAAAAGATTGCAAAAGAACTCGGAAACAGAACAACCACACAG GTTGCAAGTCgagtacaaaaatattttatcaagctGACCAAGGCAGGTTTGCCCGTTCCAGGAAGAATTCCAAATTTACAGTACCACACAAACAGATCAAAG AGAAAACAGCACGCCTTCAGTAGGCCTCTGTTTCCAGCTTCCACCATGCTTCAGTCTCATGTACCGCCGGTCTACATGACGGAAGATGAAAGTGACATGTACAAAGAAGACTTGTTACAATATGACGAAGATGAACCAATCTCT GATGATGAAACAATTCCGGAAGATCTCCGGGATTCTGAAGAATACCgggaatacatgagaatgaagatGATAAAAAGAGAGAAATTGAGACAGCAG GAATATGGTCAAGCACAGCATATCAGCTATAGCTGTGATGGATGCCAGTGTGAGCCTATAGTTGGAGTTCGATGGCACTGTGTTGAATGTCCTCCAGACGTATCAGTTGACCTCTGTGAAAACTGCTTTGAATT TGGGCACGTAACAGATTCACACACAAGTCATCATCGCATGGAACCGATGCATTATGCAGAAGCAACTACCGGATTCATTGATGGCGACTACACACAGTTTAGACCATACACAGGCGATTATAACTATCTTGATCCTAACTACAATCCACACAAACTGCCATCCTAG